In Etheostoma cragini isolate CJK2018 chromosome 15, CSU_Ecrag_1.0, whole genome shotgun sequence, the DNA window acatacgcacgcacacagagacacacacaaagagacacacacgcgcacacacatacgcacacacacagagacacacacaaagagacacacagacaaacagagacacgcacgcgcacacacatacgcacacacacagagacacacacacagagacacacagacaaacagacagccACACAAaggaaggacagacagacacacgcagagacacacacacacacacacacacacacacacacactaagcgAGGGTCTTATAAACATTTCACAGTGAGAACAAGAAGCACACACATGGAATGTGGACACTTTATTTGGGCATGCTGGGAGAGGGACGGGCCTGAGCGAGAGGGACGGAGACGTAATGTCTCCTGAAAGAAGAATCCCTAACAGTTAAAATACGGACTACAGTCCCAGTATTTATTATCCACGGTTTACACTGGCCCCCCCAGTTAATCAGCCCCCGAGGCTTCTGGGTAAGTCTCCGGAGGCGCGAGGCCTCGGGGACAGGGTGAGTAACGAGACCTCCTTCAGGGAAAGACAGTCAACGTGTCCTAGTTTCAACGACTGCAGCAGGGAGGAGGTCTACGGTCATGGGCTTCGTACTCACTGTCACTTTAAGTGGCGGCTGGTGTTTTAGGGGAGCGCGTTCCTGTCGGGTGGCGAGATCGTAACGGTCCAAACAAACAGACAGTGGAACCGCTCGATGGTTTACAGATGCTTACTCCTAATGGAGACGTGTTACAGACACGGCACGTCAGGGTGATGAACTACGTCAGAGTGATGAGCTACGTCAGAGTGATGAGCTACGTCAGAGTTATGAGCTACGTCAGGGTGATGAGCTACGTCAGAGTTATGAGCTACGTCAGGGTGATGAGCTACGTCAGGGTGATGAGCTACGTCAGGGTGATGAGCTACGTCAGAGTGATGAGCTACGTCNNNNNNNNNNNNNNNNNNNNNNNNNNNNNNNNNNNNNNNNNNNNNNNNNNNNNNNNNNNNNNNNNNNNNNNNNNNNNNNNNNNNNNNNNNNNNNNNNNNNTGTCCATGAGGCCATGTGTCCAGAGGCCGTGTGTCCATGAGGCCATGTGTCCAGAGGCCGTGTGTCCATGAGGCCCAGAGGCcgtgtgtccatgtgtccatgAGGCCCAGAGGCcgtgtgtccatgtgtccatgAGGCCCAGAGGCCATGTGTCCATGAGGCCATGTGTCCAGAGGCTGTGTGTCCATGAGGCCCAGAGGCCATGTGTCCATGAGGCCCAGAGGCCGTGTGTCCATGAGGCCATGTGTCCATGAGGCCCAGAGGCCGTGTGTtcgctgcagacacacaaaggaTCGGACACACTCGGTGTGATCGTAATAAATTAACTGTTTTGTTAATAATcaccacacacaggcctgaaatgaACTAattgtctaatctgtcatttgatgccttttggagattttaccatcttttcttggcatctttatgcacattaatacacatttctaCCTGGGGGGGTCCGAACTGTCGAACCCCACAGTAACTATTCCTACACCTGTTAgacttatacatatatactacaCCTGTTAgacttatacatatatactacaCCTGTTAgacttatacatatatactacaCCTGTTAgacttatacatatatactacaCCTGTTAgacttatacatatatactacaCCTGTTAgacttatacatatatactacaCCTGTTAgacttatacatatatactacaCCTGTTAgacttatacatatatactacaCCTGTTAgacttatacatatatactacaCCTGTTAgacttatacatatatactacaCCTGTTAgacttatacatatatactacaCATATTAGACTTGTAGACATTGACAGTTTTTAGAAATTGAAGGTTGTGACCACTGTGTCTTACTAATGTTTTCTTCTGCATTTAACCTTTCTTGCTCTTGGCGGCTGCTCTGTGCCTTTTTAAGATGTAATCCTCGTCTGAGACGGACGTATACGAGTCCCAGCTTTCTGACCAACCTGTCCCCCTTGTCCTCTGTCTAGACCTTGTGCTGCTAGCGTGTAACTGGACCACTATGGGGGACAGCTTTTTCGTCTGTCACCACTTGGCGGCGCTCTATGCATACGGATATGTGCTGGTGAGTCTCTCGCTCTTCAAAACCCAGAGTGTATGaacttaaccctcgtgttgtcctcatgttgtcttcatgttgtcctcatgttgtcctcaggttgtcttcatgttgtcctcatgttgtcttcatgttgtcttcatgttgtcctcaggttgtcttcatgttgtcttcatgttgtcttcatgttgtcttcatgttgtcttcatgttgtcctcaggttgtcttcatgttgtcctcatgttgccctcatgttgtcctcatgttaattttggggcgtcttattcaattttatagcattgtaaaacaaatggaagtgtttttgaaatagtattgagtaaaagttgacatattccagtctgtgattatcatcaacatccattcctttaattttagtctcaataattcctaatttctgcttttctaactcaaacatgaggtataatttcctataaatgaggtttattgaccataaattccaaacataactgtcaaactaaagttaataagttagtgttacgtagtagaacattgatatatatatatatatacatatatgaaggttaacctttgtgttgtctccccTTTGACCGCGACAAACCTTTTTATCTccacgtttttgttgctttttacaaagaTTTTATATGAagtatttctgttgtttttgacgtttttcGTCTctatttccaaataaaaaaattcaatgtcTTTGTCCCTTTATTGGGACGTTTTGTCTACTTTTATGGCTCTATTTTCGTTGTTTTGGACACTTATCCACCTACATTTTGACACTTTCTTCcggtattttttattatttattatttaatttgttttgaacatttttcacccgtatttcaatttcctttattttggatataagaaaacactttgaaaacgggtcaaatttgacccgaggacaacatgaggacaacatgagggttgaaacATCCTTTAAGAGACACTGGATTATTCAGATatcttaaatgtatttgtgtcattttgtctgtctgtgtgtatttttaatgtctttgtcctttttttttgacgttttgtcTACATTTATGGCgctattttcattgttttagacacttttttcccactgtttttgacacttttggatttaatttttttattggaacatttttcacccgtatttcaatttcctttatttcagatataaaacaaactttaaaaactggATTGTTCATGATATCTTGATGTATTTGTGTCAttgtgtccgtctgtgtgttttggggtcTTTGCAGACGCGAGGCGTGCTTCCTTACTTCGCCAACTTCCGCCTCATTTCAGAGTTGTCCACGCCGTTTGTGAACCAAAGGTGAGTGACCGATCCCTCCGTTCATCAACATATCCCAGGATTTATACCTGTGTATTTTCCAGTTTTTGAcgttcaataattgcaacatctttccagaagtcaTCAGGTAATCGTGTTAATCGTGATTTCGATACTGAATGAAATAATCGTGATTGTTTTTCCGTAAATCATAAGTCACAAATCTCGAGACCTGATACATTCCCATTGTCAACCTGTGTTGGTGTTCACAGGCtttaaaagggggggggggggtgttgttttttgttctagTATTacttcatgtatattgtatactagtatttgatttatatttatattctgtgctgtgtgactgattttgctgctgtaacactataattacCCATTTTATTGGATCAATAtctatttatccatccatctatctatcgtatccatccatccatctattgtatctatcatccatctatctatctattgtatctatccatccatctatctatctattgtatctatccatctatctatctattgtatctatccatccatctatctatctattgtatctatccatctatctatctattacatctatccatctattgtatctatccatctatctatctactgtatctatctatctatccatctatctatctactgtatctatccatccatctatctatctattgtatctatctatctatcatctatctactgtatctatctatccatctatctatctattgtatctatccatccatctatctactgtatctatctatccatctatctatctattgtatttatctatccatctatctactgtatctatctatctactgtatctatccatctatctatctactgtatctatccatccatctatctaatgtatctatccatccatccatctatctaatgtatctatccatccatctatctatctactgtatctatctatctatctatctactgtatctatccatccatccatctatccatttATTCCTGTTACATTTCATGTTTTCCATGTGGCTGACACATCTTCCACTTCTCCCTCCAGGTGGTTCTTCGAGGCATTAAAGTACCCCCGCTCGCACCGGTTGGTGGTGATAAACGGCGTCGCCATGGCGGTGGTGTTCTTCCTGGTGCGCACCGCGGTCATGCCGTCGTACTGGGCCAGTGTTTTCGCCACCTTCGGGACGGAGGACTTCGAGCGGCTGGGCTTGGGCGCCCAGGTGGCCTGGATCACCTCCTGCATCGCCCTGGATATCTTGAACGTTATCTGGATGTATAAAATCGCCCGCGGCTGCTACAAGGTCCTGACCGGGAGGGCGGGGGCGCGGAAGGCGAAGGGAGCGGCAGCGCAGGAGGAGTCTCCGTCGGACGGGAAGCACGTCAACAACCACAcagattaaaaaactaaaataagagaCGTAGAGCAAACGGATATGTAGACACGGACAGGCGCAGGAAGGGAGGCTGGACGTCCTCCAGGAACCTTGCAGCCTCTCACTGTCGCTGCAGCCTCAGCGTCCCTCCCTCCAATCACAGAACCTCAGCCCTCGTCCCCCTTGTAGTTGGCTAGCGGACCGGGCTAACCGCAGCACGGACCCCGGACCCCGGACCCCGACCGGAGACAAAGACCCGAATCTTTGGCTCACTCAGGCCCCAGCCTGTGCAGACTCAGTGTTAAGCCTGCTGGGCTAACGTTCAGTCTCAGTGACAAAAGCAAAGCTCACAAGCACACTTTTTAACTCCATTTCTCCTTCGCCTCGTTCGTCCCTTTTGTCCCCCGTCCCCCCGTCCCCCTTCGTGATCAACTTCAGCCAAAGCCTGATCCTGTGAAGTGCCTGTGAAAGACAGGAAAAAGCAATAATTGTGGAGGAAGCGAGAGTCACGAAGTCTCAACAGAGCTTTAGCCCTTCAGACGACGACCATCTCCAGATCTGCTCCCgacaaactacaacaaaaaactggAGGTTTCTTCCGGCATCCGTCCGCCGACCGGGAGACGCGCGGCCCGCGGGGCGACGTCCTCTCACATCAGACCCGTACAGTGTTTGTGAACCTATAGGGCTCTAGTCTTAATCTTAATCTCATCAGACCtcacaaaaagagacagaaaaaaacaccacaatgCCTATTCTGCAGTATCACCTGCTGTGGCCTccttgtgacaaaaacacatgtcTCCTGCCTATATCACCAGCCACGCCCCCTCTCCAACGCCGTGCAAATTGGATCATatttaaaacaccaaaccatgAGTATTTAcactggagagagaaagaaagactctCTCCGACACCCCGAGCTTCTCACAGGACAgtttattttttgccttttcatcATTCGTTGTGTTGGCGTCGCTGAGCAGCAGACCCAACACGGAGCCTGCGGATGTTTTCACTTTATTattacactttgttttaatCGATGCGCCAAAATCCAAGCgtttaaaaaaacttctttgcagatgtttttatttttattttttattttttttatttttacagttttcagtcATGATCCAGGAAGAAAATCTGCAGGATTTAGCGGACTGTTTTACTGCTTTGAGGGTGGAAATGTGATAACGTTATGGAAAGTCTACGGGGAGTTACGTGcgctagggctgcacgatatgaggtaAAAATATGCGACAACATTTCCGAATATCATGATAGCGATATTACTTGCGAGAAATAAACcaatattaaagtgtactcagttcagtattctgctaaaatacaacaaattgctcgTTGCTTTGAAACCTACAGACGTGTAGCGCTGCAACGTTACAGTGTGAAAAGGTCACATGATAAATAGTTTATTGTGATAACAAACGTATATTATAACTTCATAATTTGCATGTTGTAATAACCTGAAAATATGTTATATCAATAGACTTTTCACGCAGTGTGGCAGCACTACgcaatgaaaggaaatcatttcttttatcgaacaaattgaacattaaaggctaaaagtgatttttaaagGGCAATTTTCTACCAACACTAAAATCGAAGTGTCTTTCGCAACGTGTCTCAGCTAatgatgtccaaatgaagctttgcgaaccagtgtctttattttctgaaaatgtcGCGACGTGTCTCGGGCTATCGCGGCGTGTCTCGGGCTATCGCGGCGTGTCTCAGGCTATCGTGATGTGTCTCAGGCTATTGTGGCGTGTCTCGGGCTGTCGCGACGTGTCTCAGGCTATCGTGATGTGTCNNNNNNNNNNNNNNNNNNNNNNNNNNNNNNNNNNNNNNNNNNNNNNNNNNNNNNNNNNNNNNNNNNNNNNNNNNNNNNNNNNNNNNNNNNNNNNNNNNNNacacactcacacacacacctgctaacacacacacacacacacctgctgacacacacacacctgcagacacacaaacaagcctgcagacacacaaacaagcatgcagacacacacacacctgcagacacacacaccacacaaacacaccggcagacacacaaacacacatgcacatatacacacacacacttgtgaaCACATATATCATCgccctgcagaaacacacacacacacacacacacctgcagacacacactcacacacacacacctgctaacacacacacacacacctgcagacacacacacacacctgcgtGCAAAGAAACACACTGTCTGTTGTCAGCCAATGTAACACACTTTCCAACACGCCATTATCTCATCACAGACACGGAGAAGCATCATCAGATCGCCATGGTTACCTTCGGTCAGCTGTGTTTGTGAGACATTTCAAACCAAAGTCTCCTTTTCCACTCCAATATCTCTAGTTCAGTTTGCACCTCTCAgggttgttttctttatgtaaaGGCCTATTTCAGTAGGAATTCATGCTGAAGATCTTTTCCCAGACGCGCGGAAACAACAACACGCCAAAAAATCCACATTCCAGCCTTTGGAGGGTCTATAACCGGAGCCGATGTTGCAGCGTAGGCCTCGTTAAAGCCCCGGCCAGAGGGGACCGCGGGGACGTTGTGAACCCGGCTGTCAGCCAGCAGCAGACGGCTGTCAGCACCTTCTCAGCCGAAGATGTCACGAGCCCGTCCCGGCCGCCGAGTCGAGAACAAGAAGACACGGAAACAACAGACCGACTCGTCAGGCGGCTCTAAGGTGGAGGGATGGGTTCGGGTTCGGGTTCGAGCGTCTTTATTGTCCCCATGGGGCGTTTTGTTGTGCAGCGGATAGGTTAACACAAATCACACAATACAGAGACCCCCTACCTTGTAGGCATAGTtaaaacaacaagcaacaagTTAGTCTACGTTACTGTGGTTCTTTAGAAGATGAATGGCTGCAGGTATAGAAGAGTTGCCTGTTGGTTCTGAGATTTGGGAGTTTACAGCGGGATCCACATGGCACCACCGTTCCTCTTCTTGTGTCTATGTGTACTTCAGTATTGATTATtctatttttgatatattgtgTATCCTGTTCTACTTGAAGATGTACAGCGTATACTGTGTATACTTGCTCTATAACAGTGCACCAGTCTCCTTTAAACATGCTGCAACCAGACTTTACCGTCAGGGCACACTAtgtcttcctttgtgtttttgtgtgtgtgtgatgtcatgtgtcagtgtgtatgtatgttgtgtataaGCTACTGGACACCTTaatcttcctgtgtgtgtgtgtgtgtatgtatgtgtgtatgcatttaagtgagtgagtgtgtatgtgtgtgagtgtgtatgtgtgtatgcatttaaGTGAGTGAGNNNNNNNNNNNNNNNNNNNNNNNNNNNNNNNNNNNNNNNNNNNNNNNNNNNNNNNNNNNNNNNNNNNNNNNNNNNNNNNNNNNNNNNNNNNNNNNNNNNNtgtgtgtgtgtgtgtgtgtgtgtgtgtgtgtgtgtgtgtgtgtgtgtgtgtgccgacTGACAGAGccgcaactgtgtgtgtgtgcgccgaCTGACAGAGCCGCAACtaactgattattttcattgttgatcaatctgttgattattttctggatgaaCGGATTAGTtgttttggtctctaaaatggcaaaaaaatgtggatcagtgtttcccaaaaatcCCAAGAAGACGTCCTCAGACGTCTCGTTTTGTCcccaactcaaagacattcaacttactgtcccagaggaaaGACGACACTataagatattcacatttaacgaGCTGATATCACaaaggttttacttttttcttcctgaaaATGGACTAAAACCAGTCAATTGATTGATCATAATAGTGGCCAATTAAgttaactaattgattaatcagtgCAGCTCTAactgacatggtgctctttttttgtgcagAATGTCAGCTGTATGATTGCATgcattatggctttttttcattaGTTCCTGATATTTAACTAATTTGGATGTATCTGTGGGAAAAGGCTGTCGTCGTGCGAAGCGACGCAGcaatctgcatgtgtgtttgtttcctgtaTAAACTGTAAATCATCACTACAGAGCATGGTAAGAGTTACATATTCATGTGATGCCTTCGTGGATAGTCGCGATAGATGATTAATCTAAAtatgaatgcattttaaaaggGGGGTTCGTCTTCCGGAGCAGTTAATGTTCCCGCctcaggctacatttacatcGCTACGTTTTGGTTATTAAGAGTTAAGTTTTCAGCCAGAAGCGATCTGTTTTCatctccagtagaagaactaatctccgTTTTAAAGTAAGGCGCCTAAACCCAAATATCTTATCATTCTGGTTCACTGGAGGCAGCCTGCTGCTGGTAGTTGCCACGGTAAAGCGGAGAAACACCGTGTCGGTGTTGCCGACAGTCACGTTGGCGACCGTTGAGACGGCAACGCGACCCGCGGATTCATGACCAAAACGGCTCAGAAGTGTTTTCTAATGTCTCTGATTTAGGggcagagcagggggaatgagagggggaaacacggAGAAGGGGCAATGAGTAGGAGAcatgccagagcagggggaatggggggggggNNNNNNNNNNNNNNNNNNNNNNNNNNNNNNNNNNNNNNNNNNNNNNNNNNNNNNNNNNNNNNNNNNNNNNNNNNNNNNNNNNNNNNNNNNNNNNNNNNNNaagagcagggggaatgagagggggaaggcaagagcagggggaatgagaggtgACAAACGTAGCAGAAGATATTCATTTCTAAACCAAAACGTTGCAACGTCAATGAagcctaaaaaagaaaaataacaacggttacattttaaagtcaattttcctttaatttaacaCTAAAATCACTGAGTTTGCGTTGTGTCGCGTTCTTTCGCGATGTTTACTGCTTCGGTTGATATCGCCATGGCGATAAGGaaacgatatattgtgcagtCCTATCACAGGACCCTGTGTATCTCTGTgactgcccgatgtgagtcgagtgcagattttaGTCCCTTtgtgacaagtagcatacaacatgctaacgagagacttctgtaacctctgaagtagcctccgagatgctaacgagagacttctgttatgtctgaagtagcctccgagatgctaacgagatgctaacgagagacttctgtaacgtctgaagtagtctctgagatgctaacgagatgctaacgagagacttctgcaatgtcaacacagtaaaaatggacctacttaaccaagtgggttcactgctagcttagctacaagttagcatcaaacacaacaaaggctgtcaagTGGATGgcgttttaagctaacgttggcatcaaacaatcatagctaGCTACAaggtttctgaaatgatttccatcttctcaaatctgagcatgcacgactcacatcggggggggggcggggggacAACAACCTCTGTCTGTCGCCACAGAGGACGGGCTACAGCATCTCGTGCCTTCACACTAACGGTGGAAGTGATGCAGCCAGGTTTGGGTTTGCATGTTGTTCTGATGTAACGTCTCCTCTGTATTCCTTATGTATACTCCTGTATATACTTTTTATAATCTGCCTGCACAACGATTAATCCGGCCAAGTATTATAATCTGTAACCGGTCCCTGTCGGGGGGGCTGTTTTGTGCTGATTTACGTGCTCTCCCGGCTGCAGGGACTTTATCTCTGTGAATATTGTGACGAGTGATTTAGTGGCATTAAGACGAGCGCACAGTGTCCGAAGCGAACGCAAACTacgtattttttgtttttacgtTGGCGCTTTAAGACGAACAGAAGGTTGACTCCTGAACTCCTAAAGTTGTGGACGAGgactgcaactaacgattatttacACCGCTGATGACTCTGTCGACCATTTCCTCCATTTATGGATGAGTTGCTTGGTCTTGGTGTCTCTTAAAAAGTGGATCGGTGTTCCCCGAAAAGCCCCAAGACGACGTCCGAagatgtctcgttttgtccacaactcaaagacactCAGCTTCCTGTCCCAGAGCGGAGAAAACACTAGAAGATGCTCACGTTTAACAAGTGGACATCAGACAAATGTACCttgttttatcataaaaatgGACTCAAACCGATCAATGGATTATTAAAGGATTTGGCGATTCATTTGA includes these proteins:
- the tlcd4b gene encoding TLC domain-containing protein 4-B, which produces MGDSFFVCHHLAALYAYGYVLTRGVLPYFANFRLISELSTPFVNQRWFFEALKYPRSHRLVVINGVAMAVVFFLVRTAVMPSYWASVFATFGTEDFERLGLGAQVAWITSCIALDILNVIWMYKIARGCYKVLTGRAGARKAKGAAAQEESPSDGKHVNNHTD